One window of Strigops habroptila isolate Jane chromosome Z, bStrHab1.2.pri, whole genome shotgun sequence genomic DNA carries:
- the LOC115600928 gene encoding hepatocyte nuclear factor 4-beta-like isoform X2: MKLCQPIMDMDMPDYVDSLDSSYTMLEFDNLRMLPSNTETITNESTNTNLITNSISSLCSICGDRATGKHYGASSCDGCKGFFRRSVRKNHVYSCRFSRQCVIDKDKRNQCRYCRLKKCFRAGMKKEAVQNERDRISIRRSSYEDNSSLSINVLTQAEAMAQQYSALSPVHSTDIAMKKVATINDVSESMKQQLLVLVEWAKYIPAFCELPLDDQVALLRAHAGEHLLLGVAKRSIPYTDFLLLGNDFIIPMHCPELEIARVATRILDELVKPLRDIQIDDNEYACLKAIIFFDPDCKGLSEPAKVKNMRFQVQVNLEDYINDRQYDSRGRFSDILLLLPPLQSITWQMIEQVQFMKLFGVARIDSLLQEMLLGGTSIDLQYQSGPPNLNLESLPGHVLPGNMSSVIHTAPDQAKHSNSLPVPGSVSHTLSHP; the protein is encoded by the exons ATGAAGCTTTGTCAGCCCATCATGGACATGGATATGCCAGATTACGTTGACTCCTTGGACTCCTCTTATACCATGCTGGAATTTGACAACCTTCGAATGCTCCCCAGTAACACCG AGACCATCACAAACGAATCAACAAATACCAACCTGATCACTAACAGCATCAGCTCCCTGTGCTCCATCTGTGGGGACCGGGCTACTGGCAAACATTATGGGGCATCCAGCTGTGATGGCTGCAAAGGCTTCTTCAGGAGGAGCGTCCGCAAGAACCACGTCTATTCCTGCAG GTTCAGCAGACAGTGTGTGATAGACAAAGACAAGAGGAACCAGTGCCGGTATTGCAGGCTGAAGAAGTGCTTCAGAGCTGGCATGAAGAAAGAAG CTGTGCAGAATGAGCGCGACAGGATCAGCATTCGCAGAAGCAGCTATGAGGACAACAGCTCGCTCTCCATCAACGTCCTCACTCAGGCAGAGGCCATGGCACAGCAG tattcagCACTGAGTCCGGTGCACAGCACGGACATTGCCATGAAGAAAGTGGCTACCATCAATGATGTGTCTGAATCtatgaagcagcagcttctggtgCTGGTTGAATGGGCAAAATACATCCCGGCGTTTTGTGAGCTGCCACTGGATGACCAG GTTGCCTTGCTTAGAGCCCATGCGGGGGAACACCTTCTCCTCGGGGTAGCCAAGCGGTCCATACCATACACTGATTTTCTGCTATTAG GGAATGACTTCATCATCCCAATGCACTGCCCAGAACTAGAAATTGCTCGTGTGGCCACCAGAATCTTGGATGAGTTGGTGAAGCCCTTGCGGGACATCCAGATCGATGACAATGAGTATGCTTGTCTCAAAGCCATCATCTTCTTTGATCCAG aCTGTAAAGGCCTGAGCGAGCCTGCGAAGGTGAAGAACATGCGCTTCCAAGTCCAAGTTAACCTAGAAGATTACATCAATGACCGCCAGTACGACTCCCGAGGCCGGTTCAGCGACATCCTCCTCCTACTGCCCCCGCTGCAGAGCATCACCTGGCAGATGATAGAGCAAGTCCAGTTCATGAAGCTTTTTGGTGTGGCCAGGATTGACAgcctgctgcaggagatgctgctgggag GAACCTCCATTGACCTTCAGTACCAGTCGGGACCTCCCAACCTCAACCTGGAATCACTGCCAGGACATGTCCTCCCAGGCAACATGAGCTCTGTGATTCACACTGCTCCAGACC aggCAAAGCACAGCAATTCCCTGCCTGTACCCGGATCTGTCAGTCACACACTTTCCCATCCGTGA
- the LOC115600928 gene encoding hepatocyte nuclear factor 4-beta-like isoform X1, which yields MKLCQPIMDMDMPDYVDSLDSSYTMLEFDNLRMLPSNTETITNESTNTNLITNSISSLCSICGDRATGKHYGASSCDGCKGFFRRSVRKNHVYSCRFSRQCVIDKDKRNQCRYCRLKKCFRAGMKKEAVQNERDRISIRRSSYEDNSSLSINVLTQAEAMAQQYSALSPVHSTDIAMKKVATINDVSESMKQQLLVLVEWAKYIPAFCELPLDDQVALLRAHAGEHLLLGVAKRSIPYTDFLLLGNDFIIPMHCPELEIARVATRILDELVKPLRDIQIDDNEYACLKAIIFFDPDCKGLSEPAKVKNMRFQVQVNLEDYINDRQYDSRGRFSDILLLLPPLQSITWQMIEQVQFMKLFGVARIDSLLQEMLLGGTSIDLQYQSGPPNLNLESLPGHVLPGNMSSVIHTAPDPSPETSLPSPSTSTGSEDYKLGSSAGPNVVAQLLPQTVITKQEIL from the exons ATGAAGCTTTGTCAGCCCATCATGGACATGGATATGCCAGATTACGTTGACTCCTTGGACTCCTCTTATACCATGCTGGAATTTGACAACCTTCGAATGCTCCCCAGTAACACCG AGACCATCACAAACGAATCAACAAATACCAACCTGATCACTAACAGCATCAGCTCCCTGTGCTCCATCTGTGGGGACCGGGCTACTGGCAAACATTATGGGGCATCCAGCTGTGATGGCTGCAAAGGCTTCTTCAGGAGGAGCGTCCGCAAGAACCACGTCTATTCCTGCAG GTTCAGCAGACAGTGTGTGATAGACAAAGACAAGAGGAACCAGTGCCGGTATTGCAGGCTGAAGAAGTGCTTCAGAGCTGGCATGAAGAAAGAAG CTGTGCAGAATGAGCGCGACAGGATCAGCATTCGCAGAAGCAGCTATGAGGACAACAGCTCGCTCTCCATCAACGTCCTCACTCAGGCAGAGGCCATGGCACAGCAG tattcagCACTGAGTCCGGTGCACAGCACGGACATTGCCATGAAGAAAGTGGCTACCATCAATGATGTGTCTGAATCtatgaagcagcagcttctggtgCTGGTTGAATGGGCAAAATACATCCCGGCGTTTTGTGAGCTGCCACTGGATGACCAG GTTGCCTTGCTTAGAGCCCATGCGGGGGAACACCTTCTCCTCGGGGTAGCCAAGCGGTCCATACCATACACTGATTTTCTGCTATTAG GGAATGACTTCATCATCCCAATGCACTGCCCAGAACTAGAAATTGCTCGTGTGGCCACCAGAATCTTGGATGAGTTGGTGAAGCCCTTGCGGGACATCCAGATCGATGACAATGAGTATGCTTGTCTCAAAGCCATCATCTTCTTTGATCCAG aCTGTAAAGGCCTGAGCGAGCCTGCGAAGGTGAAGAACATGCGCTTCCAAGTCCAAGTTAACCTAGAAGATTACATCAATGACCGCCAGTACGACTCCCGAGGCCGGTTCAGCGACATCCTCCTCCTACTGCCCCCGCTGCAGAGCATCACCTGGCAGATGATAGAGCAAGTCCAGTTCATGAAGCTTTTTGGTGTGGCCAGGATTGACAgcctgctgcaggagatgctgctgggag GAACCTCCATTGACCTTCAGTACCAGTCGGGACCTCCCAACCTCAACCTGGAATCACTGCCAGGACATGTCCTCCCAGGCAACATGAGCTCTGTGATTCACACTGCTCCAGACC CTTCTCCTGAAACATCCCTTCCATCTCCTTCTACAAGTACAGGCAGTGAAGACTATAAACTAGGCTCTAGCGCAGGACCCAACGTTGTAGCGCAGCTCTTGCCTCAGACAGTGATAACCAAGCAGGAGATTCTAtag